The Burkholderia cepacia ATCC 25416 genome includes a window with the following:
- the leuA gene encoding 2-isopropylmalate synthase: protein MLKNPATKYRPFTPVNLPNRMWPTRTITQAPIWMSTDLRDGNQSLFEPMDAARKMRMFKMLVAIGFKEIEVAFPSASETDFNFVRELIEGGHIPDDVTIEVLTQARDDLIERTFDSLRGAKRAIVHLYNATAPEFRKIVFGLDRDGVKALAVNAARTIKRFADAATDTHFTLQYSPETFTATELDFAKEVCDAVFDVWQPTPEHKAIVNLPATVEVGTPNFYADQIEWMHRNLARRDALIVSVHPHNDRGTAVAAAELAVMAGADRIEGCLFGNGERTGNVDLVTLALNLYSQGVDPGLDFSQINEVARTSEECTQLPIHPRHPYVGDLVFTAFSGSHQDAIKKGFAVQKPDAVWEMPYLPIDPSDVGRTYDSIIRVNSQSGKGGIAYLLEQSYGVALPRRLQVDFSAAVQRLTDDSGLEVTSAQIWSLFQQEYVEGDAPLRYVGHELSERDGRETIVLTADVHGERRVLRGEGNGPLDALMHALRTPLRIQHYEERALSQGADAKAIAIAELAGSGVRGSAFGVGIDANLTTASIRAVISGVNRAYARADEAVQATFFGAHSAVKAVA, encoded by the coding sequence ATGCTGAAGAACCCCGCGACGAAGTACCGACCGTTCACGCCCGTCAACCTGCCGAACCGCATGTGGCCGACGCGCACGATCACGCAAGCGCCGATCTGGATGAGCACCGACCTGCGCGACGGCAACCAGTCGCTGTTCGAGCCGATGGACGCGGCGCGCAAGATGCGGATGTTCAAGATGCTGGTCGCGATCGGCTTCAAGGAGATCGAGGTCGCGTTTCCGTCGGCGTCGGAGACCGACTTCAACTTCGTGCGCGAACTGATCGAAGGCGGCCACATTCCCGACGACGTGACGATCGAGGTGCTCACGCAGGCCCGCGACGACCTGATCGAGCGTACCTTCGACTCGCTGCGCGGCGCGAAGCGCGCGATCGTTCACCTGTACAACGCGACCGCGCCGGAATTCCGCAAGATCGTGTTCGGCCTCGACCGCGACGGCGTGAAGGCACTCGCGGTGAACGCGGCGCGCACGATCAAGCGCTTCGCCGACGCCGCGACCGACACGCATTTCACGCTGCAATACAGCCCGGAAACCTTCACGGCGACCGAGCTGGATTTCGCGAAGGAAGTCTGTGATGCCGTGTTCGACGTCTGGCAGCCGACGCCGGAGCACAAGGCGATCGTGAACCTGCCCGCCACGGTCGAAGTCGGCACGCCGAACTTCTACGCGGACCAGATCGAATGGATGCACCGCAACCTCGCGCGCCGCGACGCGCTGATCGTGTCCGTGCATCCGCACAACGACCGAGGCACCGCGGTCGCGGCGGCCGAGCTCGCGGTGATGGCCGGTGCGGACCGGATCGAGGGCTGCCTGTTCGGCAACGGCGAGCGCACCGGTAACGTCGATCTCGTCACGCTCGCGCTGAACCTCTACTCGCAGGGCGTCGATCCGGGCCTCGATTTCTCGCAGATCAACGAAGTCGCGCGCACGTCCGAGGAATGCACGCAGTTGCCGATCCATCCGCGCCATCCGTATGTCGGCGACCTCGTGTTCACCGCGTTCTCCGGCTCGCATCAGGACGCGATCAAGAAGGGCTTCGCGGTACAGAAACCCGACGCCGTATGGGAAATGCCGTATCTGCCGATCGATCCGAGCGATGTCGGCCGCACGTACGACTCGATCATTCGCGTGAACAGCCAGTCGGGCAAGGGCGGTATCGCGTACCTGCTCGAGCAGAGCTATGGCGTCGCGCTGCCGCGCCGCCTGCAGGTCGACTTCAGCGCGGCCGTGCAGCGCCTGACCGACGACAGCGGGCTCGAGGTGACGAGCGCGCAGATCTGGTCGCTGTTTCAGCAGGAATACGTGGAAGGCGATGCGCCGCTGCGTTATGTCGGCCATGAGCTGAGCGAACGCGACGGCCGCGAGACGATCGTGCTGACCGCCGACGTGCACGGCGAGCGCCGCGTGCTGCGCGGTGAAGGCAACGGCCCGCTCGACGCGCTGATGCATGCGCTGCGTACGCCGCTGCGCATCCAGCACTACGAGGAGCGCGCGCTGTCGCAAGGCGCCGATGCGAAGGCGATCGCGATCGCGGAGCTGGCCGGGTCGGGCGTGCGCGGCAGCGCGTTCGGCGTCGGCATCGACGCGAACCTGACGACCGCGTCGATCCGCGCGGTGATCAGCGGTGTCAACCGCGCGTATGCGCGTGCGGACGAAGCGGTGCAGGCGACGTTTTTTGGCGCGCATTCCGCGGTGAAGGCTGTCGCGTAA
- a CDS encoding LysR family transcriptional regulator produces MDLIQRMQVFVTLADAGTFTETGKRLNLTTAYVSRAIASLETHLGIRLLNRTTRSMCLTEAGERYLARARDITLAVDASEREARGARLHPYGRLRAHCSASIANRFVIPLVARFQARYPEVSVDLTLAPHVPDLIRGSYDVAIIAMPNLPNSDQVAIDVGRIGSVLCAAPAYVAHHGMPDTPRALVRHRCLQLVAPAYPAGEWALTRGADAETVAFEPAMTADVAASLAIAVREGAGIGLLPEFVAADDLRSGALVRVLPDYRADDVGVFLVYPSRRHIDAKTRAWVDFMKVELRDALAGPRSGHRDGHQGGGDATAPDTAGAAATTPLTRQPSPRNARQKTSPAPLRPHAHTRG; encoded by the coding sequence ATGGATCTGATTCAACGCATGCAGGTTTTCGTCACGCTCGCCGACGCGGGAACCTTCACCGAAACCGGCAAGCGGCTCAACCTCACGACCGCGTATGTCAGCCGCGCGATCGCGTCGCTCGAAACGCATCTCGGCATCCGGCTGCTGAACCGCACGACGCGCTCGATGTGCCTGACCGAAGCCGGTGAACGCTATCTGGCCCGCGCACGCGACATCACGCTCGCAGTGGACGCGAGCGAACGCGAAGCGCGCGGCGCGCGGCTGCATCCGTACGGACGACTGCGCGCGCACTGCAGCGCCAGCATCGCGAACCGTTTCGTGATTCCGCTGGTCGCGCGCTTCCAGGCGCGTTATCCGGAAGTCAGCGTCGATTTGACGCTCGCACCGCACGTGCCCGACCTGATCCGCGGCAGCTACGACGTCGCCATCATCGCAATGCCGAACCTGCCGAACTCCGATCAGGTCGCGATCGATGTCGGGCGAATCGGCAGCGTGCTGTGCGCGGCACCCGCGTATGTCGCGCATCACGGCATGCCGGATACGCCGCGCGCGCTCGTGCGGCATCGCTGCCTGCAGCTGGTCGCACCGGCCTACCCGGCGGGTGAATGGGCACTGACGCGCGGTGCGGATGCGGAAACGGTCGCGTTCGAGCCGGCGATGACGGCCGACGTCGCGGCATCGCTCGCGATCGCGGTGCGGGAAGGGGCGGGAATCGGCCTGCTGCCGGAATTCGTCGCGGCGGACGATCTGCGTTCAGGCGCGCTGGTGCGCGTGCTGCCCGATTACCGGGCGGACGACGTGGGCGTGTTTCTGGTGTATCCGTCACGCCGGCACATCGACGCGAAGACGCGCGCGTGGGTGGATTTCATGAAGGTGGAACTGCGCGATGCGCTTGCCGGGCCGCGCAGCGGCCACCGGGACGGCCACCAAGGCGGCGGCGACGCGACCGCGCCGGACACCGCCGGCGCAGCCGCCACGACGCCGCTTACGCGACAGCCTTCACCGCGGAATGCGCGCCAAAAAACGTCGCCTGCACCGCTTCGTCCGCACGCGCATACGCGCGGTTGA
- a CDS encoding AraC family transcriptional regulator yields the protein MDPFFSALERKDKHKQIAVAVSDAASGVLYPPHSHRHGQLIHAISGVMLVHADAGSWVVPTGRAVWVPAGTQHEIRMAGDVQMRSVFVAREVRPSLPGECRVIEVGTLLRELIVTACELPADYDLSHRAGRVLALILDEIEIAPLLSLHVPMPRHPALAALCTQLVNDPSLAVTLQSWARDAHMNERTLARTFKRETGMTHGAWCRHARLLLSLPRLAAGTPILELALEHGYDSPSAFAAMFRKALGVPPSEYFRRR from the coding sequence GTGGATCCATTTTTCAGCGCGCTCGAGCGCAAGGACAAGCACAAGCAGATCGCGGTCGCCGTGTCCGACGCGGCGTCCGGCGTCTTGTATCCGCCGCATTCGCACCGGCACGGCCAGCTGATTCACGCGATCTCCGGCGTGATGCTCGTGCATGCGGATGCCGGCAGCTGGGTCGTGCCGACCGGGCGCGCGGTGTGGGTGCCGGCCGGCACGCAGCACGAGATCCGGATGGCCGGCGACGTGCAGATGCGCTCGGTGTTCGTCGCGCGCGAAGTGCGGCCGAGCCTGCCGGGCGAGTGCCGCGTGATCGAGGTCGGCACGTTGCTGCGCGAACTGATCGTGACCGCGTGCGAACTGCCGGCCGACTACGACCTTTCGCATCGCGCGGGACGCGTGCTCGCGCTGATCCTCGACGAAATCGAAATCGCGCCGCTGCTGTCGCTGCATGTGCCGATGCCGCGCCATCCGGCACTCGCCGCGCTGTGCACGCAGCTGGTCAACGACCCGTCGTTGGCCGTCACGCTGCAGTCGTGGGCGCGCGATGCGCACATGAACGAGCGCACGCTCGCACGCACGTTCAAGCGCGAGACGGGCATGACGCACGGCGCATGGTGCCGCCATGCGCGATTGCTGCTGAGCCTGCCGCGCCTCGCGGCCGGCACGCCGATCCTCGAACTCGCGCTCGAGCACGGCTACGACAGCCCGAGCGCGTTCGCGGCGATGTTCCGCAAGGCGCTCGGCGTGCCGCCGAGCGAATACTTCCGACGGCGATAA
- a CDS encoding efflux transporter outer membrane subunit, translating to MRASFLASLSFDLPVAASSCAPRIAATLLSAAMLGACSVGEPYRPPSIDAAHRAPFDAAADAPVAPGGALPDRWWQLFDDPALDALVREALAQNRDLAVAAARVERARAVLDEAGAARLPDTTAGFGVDYGKHAPDQIVASAKGTDARTRRGFAPSFALSWEVDLWGRVGHLVDAARADSEAVQAASDAMRVTVAAETTAAYAQACAYGERIDVAERSVAIADRLAALTARQRTHGLVSDLEVARSRAFADDTRAELPALTGARRAALYELAVLTGHAPGAIPDAAARCHATPALARPFPVGDGAALLRRRPDLRESERRLAASNARIGAATAELYPSIVLGGSVNWLSTTGDPSSLGDKYAIAWGVGPLITWRFPNLAASRAQLAQARADDAAARASFDAQVLRALKETEQALARYGAEWRHKAALETARAEHARAFRLAELNYDAGALDFLGVLDAQRSLVAVDAALAASTQQVALDQVAVFKALGGGWQRQGQRKPVIDVNGP from the coding sequence ATGCGCGCCTCCTTCCTTGCTTCGCTTTCCTTCGATTTACCCGTTGCCGCCTCGTCTTGCGCGCCGCGCATCGCCGCCACGCTGCTGAGCGCGGCGATGCTGGGCGCATGCTCCGTCGGCGAGCCGTATCGCCCGCCGTCGATCGATGCGGCACATCGCGCGCCGTTCGATGCCGCGGCGGATGCGCCCGTCGCGCCGGGCGGCGCGTTGCCCGATCGCTGGTGGCAACTGTTCGACGATCCGGCGCTGGACGCACTCGTGCGCGAAGCGCTCGCGCAAAACCGCGATCTCGCGGTGGCCGCGGCGCGCGTCGAGCGGGCGCGCGCCGTGCTCGACGAAGCGGGCGCCGCGCGATTGCCCGATACGACGGCCGGCTTCGGCGTCGACTACGGCAAGCATGCGCCCGACCAGATCGTCGCGAGCGCGAAGGGCACCGATGCACGTACGCGCCGGGGATTCGCGCCGTCGTTCGCGTTGTCGTGGGAAGTCGATCTGTGGGGGCGTGTCGGCCATCTCGTCGATGCCGCGCGCGCCGATTCGGAGGCCGTGCAGGCGGCATCGGATGCGATGCGCGTCACGGTGGCCGCCGAGACGACAGCCGCCTACGCGCAGGCGTGCGCGTACGGCGAGCGGATCGACGTGGCCGAGCGTTCGGTCGCGATCGCCGACCGCCTCGCCGCGCTGACCGCACGGCAGCGCACGCACGGTCTCGTGTCCGATCTGGAAGTCGCGCGATCGCGCGCGTTTGCCGACGATACGCGTGCCGAACTGCCGGCGCTGACTGGCGCGCGCCGCGCCGCGTTGTATGAGCTGGCGGTGCTGACCGGGCACGCGCCCGGCGCGATCCCCGACGCGGCCGCGCGCTGCCATGCGACGCCGGCACTGGCGCGGCCGTTTCCGGTCGGCGATGGCGCCGCGCTGCTCCGGCGCCGGCCCGACCTGCGCGAAAGCGAGCGCCGGCTCGCCGCGTCGAACGCGCGGATCGGTGCCGCCACGGCCGAGCTGTATCCGTCGATCGTGCTCGGCGGGTCGGTGAACTGGCTGTCGACGACCGGCGATCCGTCGTCGCTCGGCGACAAGTACGCGATCGCGTGGGGCGTCGGGCCGCTGATTACCTGGCGCTTTCCGAATCTCGCGGCGAGCCGCGCGCAGCTCGCACAGGCACGCGCGGACGATGCCGCCGCTCGCGCGTCGTTCGACGCGCAGGTGCTGCGCGCGCTGAAGGAAACCGAACAGGCGCTCGCGCGATACGGTGCCGAGTGGCGCCACAAGGCCGCGCTCGAAACCGCGCGCGCCGAGCACGCGCGCGCTTTCCGGCTCGCGGAACTGAACTACGACGCGGGCGCGCTGGATTTTCTCGGCGTGCTCGACGCGCAGCGCAGCCTCGTCGCGGTCGATGCGGCGCTGGCCGCGTCGACGCAGCAGGTCGCGCTCGATCAGGTTGCCGTCTTCAAGGCACTGGGGGGCGGCTGGCAGCGTCAGGGCCAGCGCAAGCCCGTTATTGACGTGAACGGGCCCTGA
- a CDS encoding HlyD family secretion protein has product MSTTAVPEKSARFARRHWIAAGAFITVIVLAGFGWRWWTVGRFIEHTDDAYVRADIVTVSPRVAGYVARVAVDDNQPVKRGDVLVMLDDRDYRAKLDDAQAAVAAADATLQAEEAAAATLDAQVGQQRSVIEQAQADAAAARAEATRRDADAARYKQLLAESAASGQRWEQAHADALKARAELARAGAAVRAQDDQQTVLRRRRAQGTAAIEQARARLAASRAKLALAQLDLEHTVIRATRDGTIGQRAVRAGQYVEVGMPLLAVVPLRDVYVVANFKETQLGAMRDGQPVEIDVDTYSGRTLHGRVLGLAPGSGAEFALLPPDNATGNFTKIVQRVPVKIRLDAPPPGLVLRPGMSVIARVDTRGTPGAGS; this is encoded by the coding sequence ATGAGCACCACAGCCGTACCCGAGAAATCCGCCCGTTTCGCGCGGCGCCACTGGATCGCCGCCGGCGCCTTCATCACCGTCATCGTGCTGGCCGGGTTCGGCTGGCGCTGGTGGACGGTCGGCCGCTTCATCGAGCATACCGACGATGCCTACGTGCGCGCCGACATCGTGACCGTCAGCCCGCGGGTGGCCGGTTATGTCGCACGCGTGGCCGTCGACGACAACCAGCCCGTGAAGCGCGGCGACGTGCTCGTCATGCTCGACGATCGCGACTATCGCGCGAAGCTCGACGACGCGCAGGCGGCCGTTGCCGCCGCCGATGCGACGTTGCAGGCCGAGGAAGCCGCGGCCGCGACGCTCGACGCGCAGGTCGGCCAGCAGCGCAGCGTGATCGAGCAGGCGCAGGCCGACGCGGCCGCCGCGCGTGCCGAGGCGACCCGGCGCGACGCGGATGCGGCGCGCTACAAGCAGTTGCTCGCCGAATCGGCCGCCAGCGGGCAGCGCTGGGAACAGGCGCACGCCGATGCGCTGAAGGCGCGCGCGGAACTGGCGCGCGCCGGTGCGGCCGTGCGCGCGCAGGACGACCAGCAGACGGTGTTGCGCCGGCGCCGTGCCCAAGGCACGGCCGCGATCGAGCAGGCGCGTGCGCGGCTCGCGGCGTCCCGCGCGAAGCTCGCGCTGGCGCAACTCGATCTCGAGCACACGGTGATCCGCGCGACCCGCGACGGCACGATCGGCCAGCGGGCGGTGCGTGCGGGCCAGTACGTCGAGGTCGGGATGCCGTTGCTCGCGGTCGTGCCGCTGCGCGACGTGTACGTCGTCGCGAACTTCAAGGAGACGCAGCTCGGCGCGATGCGCGACGGGCAGCCGGTCGAGATCGACGTCGATACCTACTCGGGCCGCACGCTGCACGGCCGCGTGCTCGGGCTCGCCCCGGGCTCGGGCGCCGAATTCGCGCTGCTGCCGCCCGACAATGCGACCGGCAACTTCACGAAAATCGTGCAGCGCGTACCCGTGAAGATCCGCCTCGATGCGCCGCCGCCGGGCCTCGTCCTGAGGCCCGGCATGTCGGTGATCGCGCGCGTCGATACGCGCGGCACGCCGGGAGCCGGATCGTGA
- a CDS encoding DHA2 family efflux MFS transporter permease subunit: protein MTAAASRGAQAAHDETVSLRAWVAVLGGVFGCFMAGMNVHVTNASLPDIRGSLGASFEEGSWISTAYLVAEIVVIPLTGWLVQVFSARRVLLVGATGFLAFSIACSVAPTISTMIVARALQGAFGGVLIPLSFQLIVTELPPSKHPLGMALFAVANNVAQAAGPSLGGWLTDMYSWRWIFYLQIPPAIALIAAIAWAIRPVPVQLAKLRQADWFGIATMAIGLSALQIVLEEGGRKDWFASDLIVELSIVAVAGLVAFVAIELRREAPFINLRLLGRYNFGIASLMQFLFGAVVFGVVFLVPNYFAELHGYSARDIGLAMIPYGLVQFVMSFLTPPLMRRTSPRATIVLGFVLVAAGCLMNIHLTADAASNVIVPSLVVRGIGQSLVVIALSVMAVDGIEKAQLGSASGVFNMVRNVGGAIGIAVASQIVVERQKLHAMRIGEAVTPFSEAFQERMAMLVRLLSRVHVPRADALPGSATGGVNELALALVNQRVMREALLMAYSDTFLIAGVAMVGCTAAAFLLKGKRTA, encoded by the coding sequence GTGACGGCCGCGGCATCGCGGGGCGCGCAGGCCGCGCACGACGAAACCGTCTCGCTGCGCGCGTGGGTCGCGGTGCTCGGCGGCGTGTTCGGCTGCTTCATGGCGGGGATGAACGTGCACGTGACGAACGCGTCGCTGCCCGACATCCGCGGGTCGCTGGGCGCGAGCTTCGAGGAAGGCTCGTGGATCTCGACCGCGTACCTCGTTGCCGAGATCGTCGTGATTCCGCTCACCGGCTGGCTCGTGCAGGTGTTCTCCGCGCGCCGCGTGCTGCTCGTCGGCGCAACGGGGTTCCTCGCGTTCTCGATCGCGTGCTCGGTCGCGCCGACCATTTCGACGATGATCGTCGCGCGCGCGCTGCAGGGCGCGTTCGGCGGCGTGCTGATTCCGCTGTCGTTCCAGCTGATCGTCACCGAGCTGCCACCGTCGAAGCATCCGCTCGGGATGGCGCTGTTCGCGGTCGCGAACAATGTCGCGCAGGCGGCCGGCCCGTCGCTCGGCGGCTGGCTCACCGACATGTATTCGTGGCGCTGGATCTTCTATCTGCAGATTCCGCCCGCGATCGCGCTGATCGCGGCGATCGCGTGGGCGATCCGCCCGGTGCCCGTGCAGTTGGCGAAGCTGCGGCAGGCCGACTGGTTCGGGATCGCGACGATGGCGATCGGCTTGAGCGCGCTGCAGATCGTGCTGGAGGAGGGCGGGCGCAAGGACTGGTTTGCGTCCGACCTGATCGTCGAGCTGTCGATCGTCGCGGTGGCGGGGCTCGTCGCGTTCGTCGCGATCGAGCTGCGGCGCGAGGCGCCGTTCATCAACCTGCGGCTGCTCGGCCGCTACAACTTCGGGATCGCGAGCCTGATGCAGTTCCTGTTCGGCGCGGTGGTGTTCGGCGTCGTGTTCCTCGTGCCGAACTACTTCGCGGAGCTGCACGGCTACAGCGCGCGCGACATCGGCCTCGCGATGATCCCGTACGGGCTCGTGCAGTTCGTGATGTCGTTCCTGACGCCGCCGCTGATGCGCCGCACGAGCCCGCGCGCGACGATCGTGCTTGGTTTCGTGCTCGTCGCGGCCGGCTGCCTGATGAACATCCACCTGACCGCCGACGCTGCGTCGAACGTGATCGTGCCGTCGCTCGTCGTGCGCGGGATCGGGCAGTCGCTCGTCGTGATCGCGCTGTCGGTGATGGCCGTCGACGGGATCGAGAAGGCGCAGCTCGGTTCGGCGTCCGGCGTGTTCAACATGGTGCGCAACGTCGGCGGTGCGATCGGCATCGCGGTGGCGAGCCAGATCGTCGTCGAGCGGCAGAAGCTGCATGCGATGCGGATCGGCGAGGCCGTGACGCCGTTCTCGGAAGCGTTTCAGGAGCGGATGGCGATGCTGGTGCGGCTGCTGTCGCGCGTGCATGTGCCGCGTGCCGATGCGTTGCCGGGTTCGGCGACCGGCGGCGTGAACGAGCTGGCGCTCGCGCTCGTGAACCAGCGCGTGATGCGTGAGGCGCTGTTGATGGCGTACAGCGATACGTTCCTGATCGCGGGTGTTGCGATGGTCGGATGTACGGCGGCGGCGTTCCTGTTGAAGGGGAAAAGGACAGCGTGA
- a CDS encoding helix-turn-helix domain-containing protein, with amino-acid sequence MNRNDSRQRAGTLPADFGLDDAGALSAKSALVLKINALTVSRGLSEDEAAALAEMARPVVTPEQRERLRNVSLELLMQTLASLGQQVEIVVRPAGPPHSAGITVSV; translated from the coding sequence ATGAATCGCAACGACTCGCGACAACGTGCCGGCACCTTGCCGGCCGACTTCGGCCTCGATGACGCGGGCGCACTGTCGGCCAAATCCGCGCTCGTCCTGAAGATCAACGCACTGACCGTCTCGCGCGGCCTGAGCGAAGACGAGGCTGCGGCGCTCGCGGAGATGGCCCGGCCGGTCGTCACGCCCGAGCAACGCGAAAGACTCCGGAACGTCTCGCTGGAACTGCTGATGCAGACGCTGGCGTCGCTGGGCCAGCAGGTGGAAATCGTGGTGCGGCCTGCGGGCCCACCGCATTCGGCAGGCATCACGGTTTCAGTCTGA
- a CDS encoding SymE family type I addiction module toxin, with product MPARTSFQTRRIVPHLRLADTAPPALHLWMKLSGRWIDAAGFEPGQRLRIEVMHKRLVVTPIEEAPGDDIGQDADRSTGQPRPTFSVITGGAQ from the coding sequence ATGCCCGCTCGCACGTCTTTTCAGACTCGCCGCATCGTTCCACATCTCAGGCTCGCCGACACGGCACCGCCGGCCCTCCATCTGTGGATGAAGCTGTCCGGCCGCTGGATCGACGCAGCGGGTTTCGAACCCGGGCAGCGCCTGCGGATCGAGGTGATGCACAAGCGGCTGGTGGTCACGCCGATCGAAGAAGCGCCCGGCGACGATATCGGCCAGGATGCCGATCGCTCGACAGGCCAGCCGCGGCCGACGTTCTCGGTGATCACGGGAGGCGCGCAATGA
- a CDS encoding TlpA family protein disulfide reductase, with amino-acid sequence MLSIGPFSIRVVAVAVAALLAWLVARFVQRRPPDGQHKTASSLILDTLLLGLIAARIGYVAQWWHEYAAAPRSIVALGDGGFDWRIGLAAGIVFAGWRLRRLPALRRPVMAGMLAGLAAWGIAQGTLATLQHGAPPLAALRLEALDATPVPAQRFAGKPVVVNLWATWCPPCQREMPILAQAQQDHPGMTVLMVNQGEDVQAVRAFLEQKGLRFDHVLLDRTLHAMQAYGSRGLPTTLFFDAKGNLVESHMGEITAARLKDAVADRFGQ; translated from the coding sequence ATGTTAAGCATCGGTCCCTTTTCGATCCGCGTCGTCGCGGTGGCCGTCGCCGCGCTGCTCGCGTGGCTCGTCGCCCGTTTCGTCCAGCGCCGCCCGCCGGACGGCCAGCACAAGACCGCATCGAGCCTGATCCTCGATACCTTGCTGCTCGGGCTGATCGCCGCGCGCATCGGCTACGTCGCGCAGTGGTGGCACGAGTACGCCGCCGCACCGCGCTCGATCGTCGCGCTCGGCGACGGCGGCTTCGACTGGCGCATCGGCCTCGCGGCCGGAATCGTGTTCGCGGGCTGGCGCCTGCGCCGCCTGCCCGCGCTGCGTCGCCCGGTGATGGCCGGCATGCTCGCGGGCCTCGCCGCGTGGGGCATCGCGCAGGGCACGCTCGCAACGTTGCAGCACGGCGCGCCGCCGCTTGCCGCGTTGCGGCTCGAAGCGCTCGACGCCACGCCGGTGCCTGCGCAACGCTTCGCAGGCAAGCCGGTTGTCGTGAACCTGTGGGCCACGTGGTGCCCGCCGTGCCAGCGCGAAATGCCGATCCTCGCGCAAGCGCAGCAGGATCATCCGGGGATGACGGTGCTGATGGTCAACCAGGGCGAAGACGTGCAAGCGGTGCGCGCGTTCCTCGAACAAAAAGGGCTGCGGTTCGATCACGTGCTGCTCGATCGCACGCTGCACGCGATGCAGGCCTATGGTTCGCGCGGGTTGCCGACGACGCTCTTCTTCGATGCGAAAGGCAATCTCGTCGAATCGCACATGGGCGAGATCACTGCCGCACGGCTGAAGGACGCCGTGGCGGACCGCTTCGGCCAGTAA
- a CDS encoding DUF4410 domain-containing protein, with protein MKSVFRHAALALVTIGFLSGCASSVTRDASDPAGAAVTASTMKFGTKPVVVKVTLDNTAQEALKDNLKFDAKKLQEKIESALDARKLLAKADSTDAMHLNVEVNGIRVRSSFSAVMFGFMAGNDHVDGTVTLVDADNHQIDRFKVSASYALGGIAGGMDDTRMNWLYEKFTEQTLTTLEPAAGAQQANATQTKTQ; from the coding sequence ATGAAATCTGTATTCCGTCATGCCGCTCTGGCATTGGTGACGATCGGCTTCCTGTCGGGCTGCGCCAGCAGCGTGACACGCGACGCCAGCGATCCGGCGGGGGCCGCCGTGACCGCATCGACGATGAAATTCGGCACGAAACCCGTGGTCGTGAAGGTCACGCTCGACAATACCGCGCAGGAAGCGTTGAAAGACAACCTGAAGTTCGACGCGAAGAAACTGCAGGAAAAAATCGAAAGCGCACTGGACGCACGCAAGCTGCTGGCAAAAGCGGATTCGACCGATGCAATGCACCTGAACGTCGAAGTCAACGGCATTCGCGTGCGCTCGAGCTTCTCGGCCGTCATGTTCGGCTTCATGGCGGGCAACGATCACGTCGATGGCACCGTGACGCTCGTCGACGCCGACAATCATCAGATCGACCGCTTCAAGGTATCGGCTTCGTACGCGCTCGGCGGCATCGCCGGCGGCATGGACGATACGCGCATGAACTGGTTGTACGAGAAGTTCACCGAGCAGACGCTGACGACGCTCGAACCGGCGGCCGGCGCGCAACAGGCGAACGCCACGCAGACGAAGACGCAGTAA
- a CDS encoding class I SAM-dependent methyltransferase: MTDTKAITEHWTQVADQWIGWAGKPGHDAFWKYRAGLAAYIGRDTGRALEIGCGEGRVSRELKALGYDVTATDVVPAMLDAARHADSAHRYELADAASLPFDAASFDLVMAYNVLMDLDDMQRALSEARRVLKPGGLLFISLVHPFRDRGGFAGPQPDAPFVLKGSYFGREHFDGVETRDGLSMHFAGWSLPLQAYMDALEAAGFAIVSLREPPPDHADTDQLKQWARVPLFLWIKARPVG; this comes from the coding sequence ATGACCGACACGAAAGCCATCACCGAACACTGGACACAGGTCGCCGACCAATGGATCGGCTGGGCCGGCAAGCCCGGGCACGATGCGTTCTGGAAATACCGCGCGGGGCTCGCGGCCTATATCGGCCGCGACACCGGCCGCGCGCTGGAGATCGGCTGCGGCGAAGGCCGCGTGAGCCGCGAACTGAAGGCGCTCGGCTACGACGTGACCGCGACCGACGTGGTGCCCGCGATGCTCGACGCCGCCCGTCATGCGGATTCCGCGCATCGCTACGAGCTGGCCGACGCGGCGTCGCTGCCGTTCGACGCGGCCAGCTTCGATCTCGTGATGGCATACAACGTGCTGATGGATCTCGACGACATGCAGCGCGCCCTGAGCGAGGCGCGCCGCGTGCTGAAGCCGGGCGGGCTGCTGTTCATCTCGCTCGTGCATCCGTTCCGCGATCGCGGCGGCTTCGCGGGGCCGCAACCCGATGCGCCGTTCGTGCTGAAGGGCAGCTATTTCGGGCGCGAGCACTTCGACGGCGTGGAAACGCGCGACGGGCTGTCGATGCATTTCGCCGGCTGGTCGCTGCCGCTGCAGGCGTATATGGACGCACTGGAAGCGGCCGGGTTCGCTATCGTGTCGCTGCGCGAGCCGCCGCCCGACCACGCCGATACGGATCAACTGAAGCAGTGGGCGCGCGTGCCGCTGTTTCTGTGGATCAAGGCGCGGCCGGTGGGGTGA